GCGTGCGCATCGACGTCAGAAACGGATCTCCTTCCCATCGTCGGCGGCCTTGTAGATGGCGTCGACGATGCGCTGCAGGCGGACCTGTTCCGTGGGCGGTTCGTACTGCACCTCGCCACGGATCATGGCGAGGAAGTGCGCGATCTCCGCGCGATAGCTCTGCAGGAACGGGCTTTCGCGCGAAGCCGCTCCCGACGGCGACACATCGACGGCGCGTCCGTTGAGTTCCTTGGTGACCCGCAGCGGCGCCAGTCGGGCCGATCCCCGCGTGGCGTGCACCTCGAACCACCAGCGATCCTCGTCGCCCACACAGGCCCACGCCAGATCCATGATCAGCACGAGTCCGTTCTCGCATTCGAGGAACACCTGCATCGCATCCTCGACCGCGCCGGCGGCGCGCCCGCGGCGCATGCTCGACGTGACGCGCACCGGCGTGGGTTCATCGGCCAGCCACAGCGCGAGATCGAGCAGCGGAAAGCCCTGCTCGAGAAACACGCCACCACCCGATTCCGCACGGCGATTGCGCCAGCCATCGGCGTTGCGCCGCACCTGCAGCGAGCCGGTGCGGATGGACGTCACCTGTCCGAGTTCCGCGTTGCGGATGAACTGATCGAGCGCCTGCACATCGGCCCGGAAGCGATGGTTGTGTCCAACCGCCAGCACCCGGTCGGCGCGCTGCGCCGCGGCGATGCACCGCTCCACACCACGTGGCGTGAGCGCGAGCGGACGTTCGCAGAGCACATGCAGTTTCTGCCGCAGCGCACTCAGCACATGCGGCTCGTGAAGATGATTGGGCGTGGCGATGACGACCGCGTCGAGTTCGTCGCTGTCGAGCAGCTCTTCGAAATCCGTGAAGACATCGGGCACGCCGAACCGATCGGCCAGCGCCCGCGCCTTCGCGCCATCGTTGTCACACAGCGCGACGAGCGAAGCACCGCGCAGCTTGGACAGAACCGGGATGTGCGTCAGCTGGGCGATCGCGCCCGTTCCGACCACGGCGATGCGAACGCCGTCCTTCATTCAGCCTCCAGGGGTGTCGATGCGTCCGATCGGGTGCCGACCACCGGCAGTCGATCAGTCCGCGAAGCCGACGACTGTCC
The nucleotide sequence above comes from Gemmatimonas aurantiaca. Encoded proteins:
- a CDS encoding Gfo/Idh/MocA family oxidoreductase, producing the protein MKDGVRIAVVGTGAIAQLTHIPVLSKLRGASLVALCDNDGAKARALADRFGVPDVFTDFEELLDSDELDAVVIATPNHLHEPHVLSALRQKLHVLCERPLALTPRGVERCIAAAQRADRVLAVGHNHRFRADVQALDQFIRNAELGQVTSIRTGSLQVRRNADGWRNRRAESGGGVFLEQGFPLLDLALWLADEPTPVRVTSSMRRGRAAGAVEDAMQVFLECENGLVLIMDLAWACVGDEDRWWFEVHATRGSARLAPLRVTKELNGRAVDVSPSGAASRESPFLQSYRAEIAHFLAMIRGEVQYEPPTEQVRLQRIVDAIYKAADDGKEIRF